The Desulfovibrio psychrotolerans genome includes the window CCAGAGGATTTCCCAGCGGTTTGAGCACACCATACCAGCCAAGAGAAGACTGATAGGGCAGACGCGAATCCGCATGCAGCAACGACCATTCGGCAGAGGCAAGGCCGGTGTAGGGTTTGTGTTCCTCAAAGGTGAGGCCGGGCAGCCCCTTGCCATCCTCTCTGGCACGCGGGTGCACCCACACCTCAAACTCATCCGGGACTATGGCTGTTTGCGCCGCCAGCACCGTATCAACGGAAAGATTTATCTCCCGCTTGCTGCTGAACAGGAGCTTTGCGGAGAAAACCTGCGCGAAAACAGGCAACCGGTTGAACTTTCCCCATATTTCAAGACGCGCAAGCGCAAGAAATACATCTGTGGAGAAGAAAAACCACAAAGCCTGCCCGCGTTCCGTGGCAAGATGCAACCCACCGTAATCCTGAAATGTTTGGATTATGGACGGGTTCAGATCACCACTCCAGTTGACCCACAACCCGTAGCCGGAAGCCACCATCCGGGCTTCCTTGAATTGCGGCAGTTTGCTAAGCAGTGAGGAAAGTCTGGACATTCGTTATTCCCATTTAAGACCACGGAGGCTCTATGGATGTTACCAAGGCCCTTGCCGAACTGAAGCAGGAGCCGGGCTTTGCCGATCACGTTGGCATGATGCTCGTGCATAATGGCGTTGTGCGGGCATGGTCACGCAAGGACAAAAGCAATGTTGTCGCGGTCCGGGTTCGTCCCGATCATGCCAGAATACAGGCCATATGCAAGGAGATGGAACAGCGCGAAGGTATTTTCCGCATCGTGGCCAAAGCCAATGAAGGCGAGCTCCGCCCCGGCGATGACCTGCTCTTCCTCATCGTTGCAGGCGACATCCGTGAAAACGTGAAGGCCGTCTTCTCGGAACTTCTGGACCGCGTAAAGGCTGAAGCCATTACCAAGGAAGAAGTCCCGGGTTAAATCGCACACGGCACCTTGCCGTTCCTGAGGATTTTTCGCCTACCAGAGCGCATCCTCTGCGGCCTGCCGTGCCTTATTCTCCAAGTGCCCTTTTAAACACATCGGGCGCTCACCAGGCGTTCGCCAAGCGTACATCAGGCGTTCGCCAGGCGCATTAAGCGCAACGGGCGCTTCCTCCCCGGGGGGAAGCGCCATTTTCCTGTCTCGTACAATGTACGAAAGATATTTGCAATTTTCATTCCTCTCTCACCATGTGCCCAGAGCCCCCGCAGATACTTTTCCCCGGCTTGACACTGTGCCTCACGGCATATAGCAAATACTATATGTGCAACATGGTTTTCCGCTCCCTCCTTCGTCTGCTCCTGAGCTGCTCCCTTCTGGCAGGCACCTCCTTGCAGATTGCCTTCGGGGCAGAAGCATCCTACGGAGACGCCTTAGCCCATGTGGTCCGCGTGGTGGACGGTGACACCCTCGTTGTTGACATTCCAGCCTTTCCGGACGTTGTAGGCAGGCACATCAGCATCCGCCTTGCGGGGTGCGATACCCCGGAACTGCGCGACAAGAGCCCGGAGAAGAGAGAAAAGGCCCGCGAGGCAAAGGCCTTTGTCCATGACCTGCTCGCCGGGCGCACGGTTATACTGCGGGATATACGAAGGGGAAAATACTTCCGCCTTGTGGCCCGCGTGGAATTGCCGAGCCACGCCTCTCCATTCCTTGCGGACACGCGCGCAGGCCCTTCAGACTCCGAGATCCCCGCCGAGTATTATCTCCTTTCTCCGCAGCCGCGCTCAGCAGAGACAGACACCCACGGGGCGGATATTTCATCCCTGCTAATCCTTCATGGCTATGCAAAACCGTATGATGGAGGCAAACGCGAATAGCGTTGCCACAGTAAGCCCTTTTCAGGAAATGCAAATCCCGTCCTTCCGCTTCGCCATTCCGCTGCTTGCACTGTTTCTGCTGCCGATGTACTATCCGCGCAGAAACTACACCATGAAGAAGCACTATCGCCACTTCTCATACTGCACGAGAAACATGCACTCCATTCACGGCACAAAGCAAGCCCCAGCGTCCATCAGCCATGCTTTTCCGGTACGTGCCCTCTTCACTCCCCTGCTGCTGGCCATACTGTACACCCTGCTGCTGGTGGCAACCGCCCATGCCCGACCGCTTGACAAGGCAACTGCTCCCGCTGCCCCGCAGGATGCCCTGCGCATTCTCATAAGAACCATTCCGGAACAGTTCGACCCCGCCCGCGCACATACGCATGCGGCAAGCACCATCCTTGCCGACCTGTTTGAAGGCCTTATCACCGTTGGTCCTGACGGAGAGCTTCTGCCGGGCGCAGCGGAGAAATGGACCGTTTCGCCCAATGGACGTACATACACTTTCCGGCTGCGCAGCAATATGCGCTGGTCAGACGGAACATCGCTCACCTCCCGCGATTTTCTCTACTCCTTCACGCGACTTTTTGCCCTTGGGGAAAACGCCCCGAGAGGCTACGACTTTCACGGCATAGAAGGGGCTGAATTGCCCCGCAAGACAGGAGATGCCACCAATCTGGGCATTGCCGCGCCGGACGACCGCACGCTCATCATCAGGCTGCGTGAACCAAACCCATTTTTCCTGCGCATGCTCACCCACACGGGTGCCGTTCCCGTTCCCCGGCACGCCATAGAGCGCCACGGCGACCTATGGAGCACACCGGAAAACCTGATTGTTAACGGTCCGTTTGCCATTTCTTCCCGAGAAAATGACAACCTGCTTTCCCTGCATAGGAACCCGCACTTTCACTCGGTCTCGCAGGTTGCTCCCAACAAAGTGTGCTATCTGGTAACGGAAGACGATGACAACCCCTGCCGTATGGCGCAGGCGGGGCATGTAGATATTGTGCAGCATCTGCCTGCCCATCAGGTGCAGTATGCCAAGCGGCACATGCCCGGATGGTTGCGCGCCAACCCGCAACTGAACACCTACTGGCTTTCGCTGAACCATAAAGACCCCCGCCTTGCCTCGCTCAAGGTGCGCCGCGCACTCTATCTTTCCATTCACCGCGAAAAAATTACGGAAGGACTGGATAACGGCGCTGTTCCCGCCTACGGACTCATACCCCGCATGAAGGGATACGCGCCCCTCGCCGCCCCCACCTCGGCGTATGAGGTCCGCCTTGCAGAAGCTGCCCTGCTCATGCGCGAGGCCGGGTACTCCGATGCGCGCCCGCTGCGGCTCACCATTCAGACCACGCAGGAAGCCTCAAGCAACCTCATAACGGCCGCCATTATCCGTAACTGGCGCAAAATTCACGTCTTCGCCGACATAGAATACAAGACATTCCCGGAATTGATGTCCAGCCTTCGGGCAGGAGACTACACCGTATCACGCCGTGCGTGGACAACGGGGCTGCCCTCCCCCATATATTTCCTGAATGTTTTCCACAGTGCTTCCGCCACGAATTTCAGCCGCTGGGCCAACCCCCAGTTTGACAGCCTTATGGCGTCCGCCGAGTCTGCGCGAACCCCGGAAGGTAAAACGGCCATGTATCAAGCTGCGGAAGCCCTTCTCGTGGAACAGGCTGCGCTCATCCCCCTTTTCCACGGCGCAAGCCTGTCCCTCGTTTCTCCCTTTGTCACCGGCTGGCAGGATAATCCCTATGGCGCTCGCCTCTCCCGCTGGCTTTCCAAAACTCTCCCCTCAAAACCAGCCGCTTCCGCCAAAGAATGAAACATCTGGCCCGGATAGTGCATTAATTTCCGGGCAGGACAAAAGTACGACGCTATACGGCTTTCTGTCCCGTATCTGCAGGCAGCCCGTTTTTAAGCAGTCACCGCCTGTAAAAACGCTTGCAACATACCGTAAGCAGTGAATAAACTACCCAAAACCCCTTCTCACCGCAAAAGGAATGGGATAGTCTTTTCAGCATAGTCACCTGAAAACAGGGAGGGAAGCGTGCACCTGAACTTCAATAAAAAACTGCTTCTGGGCATTGTAGGAACAGTCATATTCATGCTGCTGGTTTCCGGCCTGTATTCGTACACTATTTCCAAAAAGAATCTGAACACGCTCGGGCGGGCCTTTATCTCGTCCATGCTGGACGGGCTGCAGGACACCATAGACCTGCAAAACAAGATCACGCAGGAAAAGCTTAATGCCGATCTCGTAGTCATGGAGCGGGAGATGGCAAAACTGGGCAACGTGTTTCTTGCCACGGACAAATCCTTCCAAACGTCCATTGTTAACCAGATGACCGGAGAGCGGGAAGAAGTTTCCATTCCGCCCCTGCAACTGGGCAACCGCTTCTCCAGCACCACGCTCAACGGAAACTTTGATACCGTGGACGAGGTGCAGAAACTGCTCGGCGGTACAGCTACCATATTCCAAGTTCTGCCGGACAAGCTGCTGCGAGTTTCCACCAATGTGCTTACCCTTGCCGGAGAACGCGCAGTGGGGACCTACATTCCTTCCAGCAGCCCCGTATACAAGACCGTCATGAGCGGCGAAACCTACCGGGGCAAAGCCTTTGTGGTCAGCGACTGGTACGTCACCGCCTATAAGCCCCTGCGGGATGACGATGGCAACATTGTGGCTGTCATCTACGTGGGGCGGCAGATGATGACTCCTGAACTGCGCCACGTGGTGGAAAAACTCAGCTACGAAGGATACGGAGAAACCGTCATCACACTGAGTGACGGCAAATATGCGTACACAGCAGGGCAGATTGCCAAAGACGCCCTGTTCACTGACACGACCCACGGCAAGGCTCTGCTGGAATCGCCGGACGGATTTGTGGAATTTGATAAAGATGGCGCTTCCCACCTAGCATACAAGCTGCATTATGCACCGTGGGACTGGCACATTACCTTTTCCCTGCCTGAAGAACGCCTGTACCTTGGTGCAGACGGACAGCTGCTCACCGCCTCTGCCGTAATCATTGCGGGAGGCGCCGCCTTTGCGCTTGTCCTGTTCAGCTTCCTCATCCGCTTCCTTCTGCGCCCGCTGAACGACCTTTCCGCCGTCACCCGGCG containing:
- a CDS encoding molybdenum cofactor biosynthesis protein MoaE, which produces MDVTKALAELKQEPGFADHVGMMLVHNGVVRAWSRKDKSNVVAVRVRPDHARIQAICKEMEQREGIFRIVAKANEGELRPGDDLLFLIVAGDIRENVKAVFSELLDRVKAEAITKEEVPG
- a CDS encoding thermonuclease family protein, whose amino-acid sequence is MCNMVFRSLLRLLLSCSLLAGTSLQIAFGAEASYGDALAHVVRVVDGDTLVVDIPAFPDVVGRHISIRLAGCDTPELRDKSPEKREKAREAKAFVHDLLAGRTVILRDIRRGKYFRLVARVELPSHASPFLADTRAGPSDSEIPAEYYLLSPQPRSAETDTHGADISSLLILHGYAKPYDGGKRE
- a CDS encoding peptide ABC transporter substrate-binding protein, which translates into the protein MMEANANSVATVSPFQEMQIPSFRFAIPLLALFLLPMYYPRRNYTMKKHYRHFSYCTRNMHSIHGTKQAPASISHAFPVRALFTPLLLAILYTLLLVATAHARPLDKATAPAAPQDALRILIRTIPEQFDPARAHTHAASTILADLFEGLITVGPDGELLPGAAEKWTVSPNGRTYTFRLRSNMRWSDGTSLTSRDFLYSFTRLFALGENAPRGYDFHGIEGAELPRKTGDATNLGIAAPDDRTLIIRLREPNPFFLRMLTHTGAVPVPRHAIERHGDLWSTPENLIVNGPFAISSRENDNLLSLHRNPHFHSVSQVAPNKVCYLVTEDDDNPCRMAQAGHVDIVQHLPAHQVQYAKRHMPGWLRANPQLNTYWLSLNHKDPRLASLKVRRALYLSIHREKITEGLDNGAVPAYGLIPRMKGYAPLAAPTSAYEVRLAEAALLMREAGYSDARPLRLTIQTTQEASSNLITAAIIRNWRKIHVFADIEYKTFPELMSSLRAGDYTVSRRAWTTGLPSPIYFLNVFHSASATNFSRWANPQFDSLMASAESARTPEGKTAMYQAAEALLVEQAALIPLFHGASLSLVSPFVTGWQDNPYGARLSRWLSKTLPSKPAASAKE